The following are encoded together in the Rhizobium sp. SSA_523 genome:
- a CDS encoding TIGR04290 family methyltransferase has translation MDATRTKQADLRKRIEELGPWFQNMRIGGVETAPDHFLGDYPAFKWKGFSHVLPPDLEGRSVLDIGCNAGFYTLEMKRRNAGRVVGIDSDEHYLAQARFAAEHEGLDVEFRRMSVYEVPQLKERFDLVLFMGVLYHLRHPLLALDLLYEHVVGDQMLFQCLQRGDERIPELSENYDFSEWAVFDRPDYPKLFFVEQRYASDPTNWFIPNTAAMEAMLRSSGFVIAAQPEREVYLVTRGERHYAVEPPPCA, from the coding sequence ATGGATGCAACGCGAACCAAGCAGGCGGACCTGCGCAAACGGATCGAGGAACTGGGGCCGTGGTTCCAGAACATGCGGATCGGCGGCGTCGAAACGGCGCCCGATCACTTCCTTGGCGATTACCCGGCCTTCAAGTGGAAAGGCTTCTCGCATGTGCTGCCGCCCGATCTTGAGGGGCGCAGCGTGCTGGATATCGGCTGCAATGCCGGCTTTTACACGCTGGAGATGAAGCGGCGCAATGCAGGGCGCGTCGTCGGCATCGACAGCGACGAGCATTATCTTGCTCAGGCACGCTTCGCAGCCGAGCATGAGGGTCTCGATGTCGAATTTCGCCGCATGTCCGTCTACGAAGTGCCGCAGCTGAAGGAACGGTTCGATCTCGTTCTGTTCATGGGCGTGCTCTATCACCTGCGCCATCCGCTCCTGGCGCTCGACCTGCTCTACGAGCACGTGGTCGGCGACCAGATGCTCTTCCAGTGCCTGCAGCGCGGAGATGAGCGGATTCCCGAGCTTTCGGAGAATTACGATTTCTCGGAATGGGCCGTCTTCGACCGGCCGGATTATCCAAAACTCTTCTTCGTCGAGCAGCGCTACGCCTCGGACCCGACGAACTGGTTCATCCCCAATACGGCCGCCATGGAGGCCATGCTGCGCTCCTCCGGTTTTGTCATTGCCGCTCAGCCGGAGCGGGAAGTCTATCTTGTCACGCGCGGAGAGCGCCATTACGCTGTCGAACCCCCGCCCTGTGCTTGA
- a CDS encoding UDP-glucuronic acid decarboxylase family protein produces the protein MLQRTDRGKKKTVLVAGGAGFVGSHLCDTLLARGQRVICVDSYLTGSEENIRPLQNHPNFRFIERDICDLHDLDEPVDQIYNLACAASPPQYQADPVHTMMTCVVGTGRLLAIAERDKASFLQASTSEVYGDPEEHPQREDYRGNVNCTGPRACYDEGKRAAEALCFDMLRAGRVDARVVRIFNTYGPRMAPDDGRIVSNLIVQALAGQPLTIYGTGEQTRSFCFVSDLVAGLVKLMEVDPNPGQPVNIGNPGEFTINELAEMVLSMVPTGSRIVYHPLPKDDPQRRRPDISRAKACLDWEPQVPLVEGLRKTIDYFMALEAQTAKTKRLLPKRMPNDRNKQIPLGA, from the coding sequence ATGCTGCAGAGAACCGATCGCGGAAAGAAGAAGACCGTCCTGGTGGCGGGAGGTGCCGGCTTCGTCGGCTCGCATCTGTGCGACACGCTGCTTGCGCGGGGTCAGCGCGTCATCTGCGTCGACTCCTATCTGACCGGATCGGAGGAGAATATCCGGCCCTTGCAGAATCATCCGAACTTCCGGTTCATCGAGCGCGACATCTGCGACTTGCATGACCTGGATGAGCCGGTGGATCAGATCTACAACCTGGCCTGCGCCGCCTCGCCGCCGCAATACCAGGCGGATCCCGTCCACACCATGATGACCTGTGTCGTAGGCACGGGCCGGCTCCTGGCCATTGCGGAACGGGACAAGGCATCATTCCTGCAGGCCTCCACCAGCGAGGTCTATGGTGATCCGGAAGAGCATCCGCAGCGGGAGGATTATCGCGGCAATGTCAACTGCACCGGTCCGAGGGCCTGCTACGACGAGGGCAAGCGCGCCGCAGAGGCGCTCTGCTTCGACATGCTGCGGGCCGGTCGGGTGGATGCCCGGGTGGTGCGTATCTTCAACACCTACGGGCCCCGCATGGCTCCGGACGATGGCCGGATCGTCTCCAACCTCATCGTCCAGGCACTGGCCGGTCAGCCCTTGACGATCTACGGCACCGGCGAGCAGACCCGCTCTTTCTGCTTCGTCAGCGATCTGGTCGCCGGCCTGGTCAAGCTGATGGAGGTGGATCCCAATCCGGGCCAGCCGGTCAATATCGGCAATCCGGGCGAGTTCACGATCAACGAGCTGGCAGAAATGGTTCTGTCCATGGTGCCGACCGGCTCCCGCATCGTCTATCATCCCCTGCCGAAAGACGATCCGCAGCGGCGTCGGCCGGATATTTCCCGCGCCAAGGCCTGCCTGGACTGGGAGCCGCAGGTGCCGCTGGTCGAGGGCCTGCGCAAGACCATCGATTATTTCATGGCGCTGGAGGCGCAGACCGCAAAGACGAAGCGCCTGCTTCCCAAGCGCATGCCGAATGATCGCAACAAGCAGATCCCGTTGGGAGCCTGA
- a CDS encoding helix-turn-helix domain-containing protein codes for MAAPTYHLYGEAIEDQREFWVHCETIASRSSEYRWEIGLHRHDSFLQFLYIRHGSGDALLPQGRLALTPPCVIVVPPGPVHGFRFSPDIDGFVITLVPARFKMGRMLTIAPPFFANPAVVALAGLGAEGDFLSATLLRIAEEYETDMPMREDMIESHVVTAILILARLTLARLSETEAAMPPADIHERRVHRLRDLIARHHREQLSVDHYAAMLGLSATHLNRSTRQVTGLSLHDLIMERSMDEACRQLVFTDYSVRHVGEGLGFTDPAYFSRCFRQRIGVTPRQYRDGERAKLRNKEAAASVNREQPRQPEYHDERTSAGSGKPR; via the coding sequence TTGGCGGCTCCGACCTATCATCTCTATGGCGAGGCTATCGAGGATCAGCGCGAGTTTTGGGTGCATTGCGAGACGATCGCCTCCCGCAGCAGCGAATATCGTTGGGAGATCGGCCTCCATCGCCACGACAGCTTCCTGCAGTTCTTGTACATTCGCCACGGATCGGGCGACGCGCTGCTGCCGCAGGGCCGGCTGGCGCTGACGCCGCCTTGCGTGATTGTCGTGCCGCCTGGACCAGTGCATGGCTTCCGGTTTTCCCCGGATATCGACGGCTTCGTCATCACACTCGTGCCAGCACGCTTCAAGATGGGCCGCATGCTCACCATTGCCCCGCCCTTCTTTGCCAATCCCGCCGTCGTCGCGCTTGCGGGGCTTGGTGCGGAAGGCGATTTCCTTTCGGCAACGCTGCTGCGTATCGCAGAGGAATACGAGACGGACATGCCGATGCGGGAGGATATGATCGAATCGCATGTCGTGACCGCCATCCTCATTCTGGCGCGCCTCACTCTGGCGCGTCTGAGCGAGACGGAGGCCGCGATGCCGCCAGCCGACATCCACGAGAGACGGGTGCATCGGCTGCGGGATCTGATTGCCCGCCACCATCGTGAGCAGCTGAGCGTCGATCACTATGCGGCCATGCTCGGTCTCTCCGCCACCCATCTCAATCGCAGCACAAGGCAGGTCACGGGCCTCAGCCTGCACGATCTCATCATGGAGCGTTCCATGGACGAGGCCTGCCGCCAGCTGGTCTTTACAGATTACAGCGTCCGACACGTGGGTGAGGGTCTCGGCTTTACCGATCCGGCCTATTTCAGCCGCTGCTTCAGGCAGCGTATCGGCGTCACGCCCCGACAGTACCGGGATGGGGAACGTGCCAAGCTCCGGAACAAAGAAGCGGCGGCATCTGTTAACCGTGAACAGCCTCGACAACCGGAGTATCATGATGAGCGAACATCTGCAGGAAGCGGCAAGCCACGGTAA
- a CDS encoding glycosyltransferase family 4 protein → MNQILRPRRILMTVDAVGGVWRYAMDLARGLAKQRMEIVFAGFGPAPDATKRREAEAIGKLVWLPAPLDWMADGEADAQRAGAQIAELAAGEKVDLLHLNLPSQAASLALDIPVLTVSHSCVVTWFACMRGGKVPEAWSWQKTLNAQGLARADIVVVPSRSHGVMLEEAYGPQPHLAVVHNATRLSPEWPRKQNFVFAAGRWWDDGKNGRTLDEAAEHASWPILMAGPTHGPSGQQVALLAATGLGELSHSEAMNHLVRAGIFVSPSLYEPFGLAALEAARLGAALVLSDIPTYRELWDGAALFADPHEPQEFADQINRLAADERLRSDLARQAQTASKAFTLDRQVHGMAELYAQATGRHSAQAAAE, encoded by the coding sequence ATGAACCAGATCCTGCGCCCCCGTCGAATTCTGATGACGGTGGATGCCGTCGGCGGCGTCTGGCGCTATGCCATGGATCTCGCTCGTGGCCTGGCCAAACAGCGGATGGAGATCGTCTTCGCCGGCTTCGGCCCGGCACCGGATGCCACCAAGCGGCGCGAGGCCGAAGCCATCGGAAAGCTTGTCTGGCTTCCGGCACCGCTCGACTGGATGGCCGATGGCGAGGCCGACGCGCAGCGTGCCGGCGCGCAGATCGCGGAACTGGCGGCGGGGGAGAAGGTGGATCTCCTGCATCTGAACCTCCCCTCCCAGGCGGCCAGCCTGGCGCTCGATATTCCGGTCCTGACGGTCTCGCATTCCTGTGTCGTCACCTGGTTTGCCTGCATGCGGGGCGGAAAGGTGCCCGAGGCCTGGTCATGGCAGAAGACGCTCAATGCGCAGGGACTGGCAAGGGCCGATATCGTCGTCGTCCCCAGCCGCTCGCATGGCGTGATGCTGGAAGAGGCCTATGGACCGCAGCCGCATCTTGCGGTGGTTCACAACGCCACCCGGCTCTCGCCGGAATGGCCGCGCAAGCAGAACTTCGTTTTCGCAGCCGGGCGCTGGTGGGACGACGGCAAGAATGGCCGCACCCTCGATGAGGCGGCGGAGCATGCCAGCTGGCCGATCCTGATGGCGGGTCCGACCCATGGCCCGAGCGGCCAGCAGGTGGCGCTTCTGGCCGCCACCGGCCTTGGCGAACTGAGCCATTCCGAGGCGATGAACCATCTTGTGCGGGCAGGCATTTTCGTTTCGCCCTCGCTTTACGAGCCTTTCGGGCTGGCCGCGCTGGAAGCGGCGCGTCTCGGGGCTGCGCTCGTCCTGTCCGACATTCCGACCTATCGGGAATTGTGGGACGGTGCGGCTTTGTTCGCCGACCCGCATGAACCGCAGGAATTTGCGGACCAGATTAACCGGCTTGCCGCGGATGAGAGGCTTCGCAGCGACCTTGCCCGCCAGGCCCAGACCGCATCCAAGGCATTCACCCTCGACCGGCAGGTCCATGGCATGGCTGAGCTCTACGCGCAGGCCACCGGACGCCATTCAGCCCAAGCCGCAGCGGAGTAA
- a CDS encoding NAD(P)-dependent alcohol dehydrogenase yields MAIARGYAATDASKPLEFFTFERREPRDDDVVIAIEYCGVCHSDIHQARNEWGNSRFPMVPGHEIAGTVTAVGAKVSKFKVGDRVGVGCFVDSCVHCQTRDVDNEQYMPGLVQTYNDVEADGETPTYGGYSDSIVVKEGYVLQIPDNLPLDKAAPLLCAGITLYSPLAHWKAGPGKKVAIVGMGGLGHMGVKIGAAMGAEVTVLSQTLSKKDDGLKLGAKAYYATSDAETFKTLAGSFDLIICTVGTEIDWNAYLNLLKVDGTMVLVGVPENPVPVHAFSLIPGRRSLAGSMIGSIKETQDMLDFCGKHGITAEIELIDIKDVNEAYGRVIKSDVRYRFVIDMKTLPKG; encoded by the coding sequence ATGGCTATTGCACGAGGCTATGCGGCAACGGATGCGTCCAAGCCCCTCGAATTTTTCACCTTCGAGCGGCGCGAGCCGCGCGACGATGATGTCGTCATTGCCATTGAATATTGCGGCGTTTGCCATTCGGATATTCACCAGGCCCGCAACGAATGGGGCAATTCGCGCTTTCCCATGGTACCGGGTCACGAGATCGCTGGAACCGTCACCGCGGTTGGCGCGAAGGTCTCGAAATTCAAGGTCGGCGACCGTGTCGGCGTCGGTTGTTTCGTCGATTCCTGCGTCCATTGCCAGACGCGCGATGTCGACAACGAACAATATATGCCCGGCCTGGTGCAGACCTATAATGATGTCGAGGCCGATGGCGAGACACCCACCTATGGCGGCTATTCGGATTCGATCGTCGTGAAGGAAGGGTATGTCCTGCAGATTCCGGACAACCTGCCGCTCGACAAGGCAGCCCCGCTGCTCTGCGCCGGCATAACGCTCTATTCTCCCTTGGCGCATTGGAAGGCAGGCCCGGGCAAGAAGGTAGCCATTGTCGGCATGGGCGGACTTGGCCATATGGGCGTCAAGATCGGCGCTGCCATGGGAGCCGAGGTGACGGTGCTCAGCCAGACGCTGTCCAAGAAGGATGACGGTCTGAAGCTCGGCGCCAAGGCCTATTACGCCACCTCGGATGCCGAAACCTTCAAGACGCTTGCCGGCAGCTTCGACCTCATCATCTGCACCGTCGGGACCGAGATCGACTGGAATGCCTATCTCAACTTGCTGAAGGTGGACGGCACGATGGTGCTGGTCGGGGTTCCGGAAAATCCGGTGCCGGTGCATGCCTTCTCGCTCATTCCGGGCCGTCGCAGCCTGGCCGGCTCCATGATCGGCTCGATCAAGGAAACCCAGGACATGCTGGATTTTTGCGGCAAACACGGTATCACGGCGGAAATCGAGCTGATCGACATCAAGGATGTCAACGAGGCCTATGGGCGCGTCATCAAGAGCGATGTCCGCTACCGCTTCGTGATCGACATGAAAACCCTGCCGAAGGGCTGA
- a CDS encoding glycosyltransferase gives MKFVFYTHSLVSDWNHGNAHFLRGIMRDLQRRGHEALALEPRTSWSRENLLKDQGEQAIHAFGVRFPDLSSKSYDDGFDHEAAVADADVVIVHEWTDPALIERLGKARRSAAFTLIFHDTHHRAVSVEHEIAGLHLDDYDLVLAFGETLRQRYLDAGWGQQVFTWHEAADDSVFRPLPRDKERDLIWIGNWGDGERSDELAEFLIDPVKQLQLTATVRGVRYPDEALSRLKAAGIDYRGWIANADAPEAFARHRLTVHVPRRPYVENLPGIPTIRVFEALACGIPLICAPWNDAEHLFRPGRDYLIAESGAAMTGLMRDVLHDEALRDELIASGLETIMARHTCRHRVDELLSILGTHGTTSVQHLISPSEAAE, from the coding sequence ATGAAGTTTGTCTTTTACACGCATTCCCTTGTATCCGACTGGAACCACGGCAATGCGCATTTCCTGCGCGGTATCATGCGGGACCTTCAGCGACGCGGGCATGAGGCGCTGGCACTGGAACCCCGCACGTCCTGGTCCCGCGAAAATCTCTTGAAGGACCAGGGCGAACAGGCCATCCATGCCTTTGGCGTGAGGTTCCCCGATCTGAGCTCGAAAAGCTATGACGACGGCTTCGATCACGAGGCGGCGGTCGCCGATGCCGATGTCGTCATCGTCCATGAATGGACCGATCCGGCTTTGATCGAACGGCTTGGCAAGGCCCGCCGCTCCGCAGCTTTCACCCTCATCTTCCATGATACGCATCACCGTGCCGTCTCGGTCGAGCATGAGATCGCCGGGCTTCACCTCGACGATTACGATCTGGTGCTGGCCTTCGGCGAGACGCTGCGCCAACGCTATCTCGATGCCGGCTGGGGCCAGCAGGTCTTCACCTGGCACGAGGCGGCCGATGACAGCGTGTTCCGCCCGCTTCCACGAGACAAGGAGCGGGATCTCATCTGGATCGGCAACTGGGGCGATGGCGAACGCTCCGACGAACTGGCGGAATTCCTGATCGACCCGGTGAAGCAACTTCAACTGACGGCCACGGTCCGAGGCGTCCGCTATCCGGACGAGGCGCTTTCACGGTTGAAGGCGGCCGGCATAGACTATCGCGGCTGGATTGCGAATGCCGACGCGCCGGAAGCCTTCGCCCGCCACCGCCTCACGGTGCATGTGCCGCGGCGGCCCTATGTCGAGAACCTGCCCGGCATACCCACGATCCGCGTATTCGAAGCGCTGGCCTGCGGCATTCCGCTGATCTGCGCCCCCTGGAACGATGCCGAACATCTGTTCCGCCCGGGTCGGGATTATCTGATCGCCGAGTCCGGCGCGGCCATGACGGGGCTGATGCGCGATGTCCTGCACGATGAGGCCCTGCGCGACGAGCTGATCGCCTCCGGCCTCGAAACCATCATGGCACGCCACACATGCCGCCACCGGGTGGATGAGCTTCTCAGCATCCTTGGCACGCATGGAACCACATCCGTTCAACATTTGATATCGCCTTCGGAGGCTGCAGAATGA
- a CDS encoding TIGR02587 family membrane protein: MAKRDHREFEIGLLRGAAGALIFGLPMLMTMELWFIGFYMPRERLFLLLLVNIPLLVVLARRIGFETTFTWREAFRDAMIAYALAILTSGLVLGLFGVLTTDMPIREWLGKTAIQAVPASIGAMLGRSQFGKRDEEAEDEEKSDEMSTGYAGELFMMAVGALFLCLNVAPTEEVILISYKMTAWHAVAAIVTSLAIMHGFVYAVSFRGTHELKPDTPSWHALIRFTFPGYIVACVISLYVLWTFGRLTDTSMTQAMMSMVVLNVPGALGAASARLVL, translated from the coding sequence GTGGCAAAGCGCGATCATCGCGAGTTCGAAATCGGTCTGTTGCGCGGTGCTGCTGGAGCGCTGATATTTGGCCTCCCCATGCTGATGACGATGGAATTATGGTTCATCGGCTTCTACATGCCGCGCGAACGCCTGTTCCTGCTGCTTCTCGTGAACATCCCGCTGCTCGTGGTGCTCGCGCGCCGCATCGGCTTCGAAACCACTTTCACCTGGCGAGAGGCCTTTCGCGATGCGATGATCGCCTATGCGCTTGCCATTTTGACAAGCGGGCTGGTGCTTGGCCTGTTCGGCGTCTTGACCACGGACATGCCGATCAGGGAATGGCTGGGCAAAACGGCCATACAGGCTGTCCCCGCCAGCATCGGCGCCATGCTCGGCCGCAGCCAGTTCGGAAAGCGGGACGAGGAGGCGGAAGACGAAGAGAAATCCGACGAAATGAGCACCGGCTATGCCGGCGAATTGTTCATGATGGCCGTGGGCGCGCTGTTTCTCTGCCTCAACGTTGCGCCGACGGAGGAGGTGATCCTGATTTCCTACAAGATGACCGCCTGGCATGCCGTTGCGGCGATCGTCACTTCGCTCGCCATCATGCATGGTTTCGTCTATGCCGTCTCGTTTCGCGGGACCCACGAGCTGAAACCCGATACGCCGAGCTGGCATGCCCTGATCCGCTTCACCTTTCCCGGCTATATTGTCGCCTGCGTGATCAGCCTCTATGTGTTGTGGACCTTCGGCCGCCTCACTGACACTTCCATGACACAGGCCATGATGTCCATGGTGGTGCTCAATGTGCCGGGCGCCCTGGGAGCCGCATCGGCACGCCTGGTCCTCTGA
- a CDS encoding glycosyltransferase, whose product MKIAFYGSSLVSAYWNGAATYYRGLLRALAAKGYDITFYEPDVYDRQKNRDIDPPDWARVVVYEGTVTALKRVTEEAAAADIVVKASGVGFEDDLLLQEVLRHARPEAMTVFWDVDAPATLSEIQRDPSCALRRALGSLDMILTYGGGAPVVSAYRALGAKECIPIYNALDPETHHPVPPEPRFAADLGFLGNRLPDREARVEQFFLEPAAGVPDQRFLLGGSGWADKPMSPNIRLIGHVPTRDHNAFNVTPKAVLNISRESMAKNGFSPATRVFEAAGAGACLITDHWEGIDLFLKPDEEILVARDGRDVMEIMARLTPDCAAEIGRKALARVLAEHTYTHRAEDADRIFKRHFESLEAAE is encoded by the coding sequence ATGAAGATCGCATTTTATGGCTCCAGCCTCGTTTCCGCCTATTGGAACGGTGCCGCCACCTATTACCGCGGCCTGCTGCGCGCTCTGGCGGCCAAGGGCTATGACATCACCTTCTACGAGCCGGACGTCTACGATCGTCAGAAGAACCGGGACATCGATCCGCCGGATTGGGCACGCGTCGTCGTCTACGAGGGCACGGTTACGGCTCTCAAACGCGTGACGGAGGAGGCGGCGGCGGCCGATATCGTGGTCAAGGCCAGCGGCGTGGGGTTCGAAGACGATCTCCTCCTGCAGGAAGTGCTTCGCCATGCGAGGCCCGAGGCGATGACCGTCTTCTGGGACGTGGATGCGCCGGCAACCCTGTCGGAAATCCAGCGCGATCCCTCCTGCGCCCTGCGTCGCGCGCTCGGTTCGCTCGACATGATCCTCACCTATGGCGGCGGCGCCCCCGTCGTCTCCGCCTATCGGGCGCTGGGCGCAAAAGAGTGCATCCCGATCTACAACGCTCTCGATCCTGAGACCCATCATCCGGTGCCGCCTGAGCCGCGCTTTGCGGCCGATCTCGGCTTTCTCGGCAATCGGCTGCCGGACCGCGAGGCGCGAGTGGAGCAGTTCTTCCTCGAACCCGCCGCCGGCGTGCCCGACCAGCGCTTCCTGCTGGGCGGCTCAGGCTGGGCCGACAAGCCCATGTCGCCCAATATCCGCCTCATCGGCCATGTTCCGACCCGTGATCACAACGCCTTCAATGTTACGCCCAAAGCGGTGCTGAACATTTCGCGTGAGAGCATGGCGAAGAACGGCTTTTCCCCGGCAACCCGCGTCTTCGAGGCTGCCGGGGCCGGTGCTTGCCTGATTACCGATCACTGGGAGGGGATCGATCTCTTCCTGAAGCCCGACGAGGAAATCCTGGTGGCGCGGGACGGGCGGGATGTCATGGAGATCATGGCGCGTCTCACACCGGACTGTGCCGCGGAAATCGGGCGCAAGGCGCTGGCCCGGGTCCTGGCCGAGCACACCTATACACATCGCGCCGAGGATGCGGACCGCATCTTCAAACGCCATTTCGAAAGCCTGGAGGCCGCCGAATGA
- the pobA gene encoding 4-hydroxybenzoate 3-monooxygenase translates to MRTQVLIIGSGPSGLLLGQLLTKAGIDNIVLDRVSKDYILGRIRAGVLEWGTVGLMDQAGAGARMHAEGLPHDGYSLAFDGRDHRINLFELTGKRVMVYGQTELTQDLMNVRAASGALSIYDAANVQPHDFDGDKPYVTYDKDGVTHRIDCDFIAGCDGFHGASRKSVPEEAICTFEKVYPFGWLGVLADIPPVSHELIYANHPRGFALCSMRSESRSRYYVQCSLEDKVEDWSDDRFFDELRRRLPSHHADAMIVGPSFEKSIAPLRSFVAEPMRFGRLFLVGDAAHIVPPTGAKGLNLAASDVHYLFEGLREHYSDRSQAGIDAYSDRALKRVWKSVRFSWSMTTLMHRFPDTGEFGQKIQEAELDYLTHSIAASTAMAENYVGLPY, encoded by the coding sequence ATGCGCACACAGGTTCTGATCATCGGCTCCGGACCCTCGGGCCTGCTGCTTGGCCAATTGCTGACAAAGGCCGGCATCGACAATATCGTTCTCGACCGGGTCTCCAAAGATTACATCCTCGGCCGCATTCGTGCCGGCGTTCTGGAATGGGGGACTGTCGGCCTCATGGACCAGGCCGGCGCCGGCGCCCGCATGCATGCCGAGGGCTTGCCGCATGACGGCTACTCCCTGGCCTTCGACGGGCGCGACCACCGCATCAATCTGTTTGAACTGACCGGCAAACGCGTCATGGTCTATGGGCAGACGGAACTGACCCAGGATCTCATGAATGTCCGCGCTGCCTCGGGCGCGCTCTCGATCTATGACGCGGCGAATGTTCAGCCACATGATTTTGATGGCGACAAGCCCTATGTGACCTATGACAAGGACGGCGTTACGCACCGGATCGATTGCGATTTCATAGCCGGCTGCGACGGCTTTCACGGCGCCAGCCGGAAATCGGTCCCGGAAGAGGCGATCTGCACCTTCGAGAAGGTCTATCCCTTCGGCTGGCTCGGCGTCCTGGCCGATATTCCGCCGGTGAGCCACGAGCTGATCTATGCCAACCACCCGCGTGGTTTTGCCCTCTGTTCGATGCGGTCGGAAAGCCGGAGCCGCTATTATGTCCAGTGCTCCCTGGAGGACAAAGTGGAGGACTGGTCGGACGATCGCTTCTTTGACGAGCTGCGCCGACGCCTGCCCAGCCATCATGCGGATGCCATGATCGTCGGTCCCTCGTTTGAGAAGTCCATCGCTCCGCTTCGCTCCTTCGTTGCGGAACCCATGCGGTTCGGCAGACTGTTCCTGGTCGGCGATGCGGCACATATCGTCCCCCCGACCGGGGCCAAGGGGCTCAATCTGGCTGCCAGTGATGTCCATTACCTGTTCGAGGGCCTGCGCGAGCATTACTCGGATCGCTCGCAGGCCGGGATCGACGCCTATTCCGACCGCGCTTTGAAGCGGGTCTGGAAATCGGTCCGGTTCTCCTGGTCGATGACGACGCTGATGCACCGCTTTCCCGATACGGGAGAATTCGGCCAGAAGATCCAGGAGGCGGAGCTGGACTATCTCACCCATTCCATCGCGGCCTCCACGGCCATGGCGGAAAACTATGTCGGGCTGCCCTACTGA
- a CDS encoding TIGR02588 family protein: MTVTDRRTSRHMETPEPRLIEWMTGLVSVLLVVALLGLIGSEALNASDELPDLTVTVQRVEQRGEYFLVQIDLSNRARTTAAAVRVEGRLTLPDGTTEEAEATFDYAPAQSSTTGGLIFRTDPAKGALAVQPSGYTEP; the protein is encoded by the coding sequence ATGACAGTGACGGACCGCAGGACATCGCGCCATATGGAGACCCCGGAGCCTCGCCTGATCGAGTGGATGACGGGCCTTGTCTCCGTGCTGCTGGTCGTGGCGCTTCTCGGGCTGATCGGCAGCGAAGCGCTGAATGCCTCCGACGAACTCCCCGATCTGACTGTGACGGTGCAAAGGGTGGAGCAGCGGGGCGAATACTTCCTCGTCCAGATCGATCTGAGCAACAGGGCAAGGACAACGGCCGCGGCCGTTCGCGTTGAGGGCCGTCTGACCCTGCCCGACGGGACGACGGAGGAGGCGGAAGCAACATTCGACTATGCGCCTGCCCAATCGTCGACCACCGGCGGGCTGATCTTCAGGACCGATCCGGCGAAGGGAGCGCTGGCAGTGCAGCCGAGCGGCTACACCGAGCCCTGA
- a CDS encoding glycosyltransferase: MTVHPLNIVIIGLSLSSSWGNGHATTYRALLRGLYAEGHKVLFLERDVPWYAQNRDLAHPDFCELAYYDTIDGLIATYGEQIRHADAVIVGSYVPDGAKVIAAVAALQPQRLCFYDIDTPVTLAALKRGEVDYLEPQQIREFDAYFSFTGGPTLTELERRYGVPRALALYCSVDAARYRPTGEDPVWDLGYLGTYSPDRQPTLERFLIEPARHLPHLRFVVAGPQYPQEIEWPANVERIDHLPPDEHPSFYSRQRFTLNVTRADMIAAGWSPSVRLFEAAACATPIISDDWRGLSDLLPDGEAILIAHDSEDVIAALTKMGEGKRLAIASAARQRILQDHTGEARARNLVEALLALPMREKKAGAPALQRVPA; the protein is encoded by the coding sequence ATGACGGTGCATCCCCTCAACATCGTCATCATCGGCCTCAGCCTCTCGTCCTCCTGGGGAAATGGTCACGCGACGACCTACCGCGCCCTGCTGCGCGGCCTTTATGCCGAAGGTCACAAGGTCCTCTTCCTGGAACGCGACGTGCCCTGGTATGCGCAAAACCGCGATCTCGCCCATCCGGACTTCTGCGAGCTTGCCTATTACGATACGATCGACGGCTTGATCGCCACTTATGGCGAGCAGATCAGGCATGCCGATGCCGTCATCGTCGGATCCTATGTTCCGGACGGAGCCAAGGTCATCGCGGCCGTGGCCGCTCTCCAGCCGCAGCGCCTGTGCTTCTACGACATCGACACGCCGGTGACGCTGGCGGCCCTGAAGCGCGGGGAGGTGGATTATCTCGAGCCGCAACAGATCCGCGAATTCGACGCCTACTTCTCCTTTACCGGCGGTCCCACGCTAACGGAGCTCGAACGCCGCTACGGCGTGCCCCGCGCACTGGCGCTTTACTGCTCGGTCGACGCCGCTCGATACCGGCCGACCGGCGAGGACCCGGTCTGGGATCTCGGCTATCTTGGCACATACAGCCCCGATCGGCAGCCAACCCTCGAGCGCTTTCTGATCGAACCGGCACGGCATCTGCCGCATCTGCGTTTTGTCGTTGCGGGTCCGCAATATCCGCAGGAGATCGAATGGCCGGCCAATGTCGAGCGGATCGACCATCTTCCGCCCGATGAACATCCGTCCTTCTACAGCCGCCAGCGCTTCACCTTGAATGTCACGCGCGCCGACATGATTGCCGCCGGCTGGTCGCCCAGCGTGCGGCTGTTCGAAGCCGCTGCCTGTGCAACCCCGATCATCAGCGATGACTGGCGGGGCCTTTCCGACCTTCTCCCGGATGGCGAAGCCATTCTCATTGCCCATGACAGCGAGGACGTCATCGCCGCGCTGACGAAGATGGGGGAGGGAAAACGTTTGGCCATCGCTTCTGCCGCACGCCAGCGGATCCTTCAGGATCACACCGGCGAGGCGCGGGCCAGAAACCTGGTCGAGGCTCTGCTGGCCTTGCCCATGCGTGAAAAGAAGGCCGGCGCACCGGCCCTTCAAAGAGTGCCAGCATGA